From Bacillus pumilus, one genomic window encodes:
- a CDS encoding winged helix-turn-helix transcriptional regulator: MSLSSRMENKVFNCEKELTLNIIGGKWKMLILWHLGREGTKRFGELKSLMPGITQRMLVNQLRELEEDHIVHREVYPVVPPKVEYSLTELGESLMPILEAMYDWGKQYLDSNFLKDDK; this comes from the coding sequence ATGTCGTTGTCATCACGTATGGAAAATAAAGTGTTCAATTGCGAAAAAGAGCTGACGCTGAATATTATCGGCGGTAAGTGGAAAATGCTGATTTTATGGCACCTTGGCAGAGAAGGGACAAAACGATTTGGTGAGCTAAAGTCGTTAATGCCTGGGATTACGCAAAGAATGCTTGTCAATCAGCTAAGAGAATTAGAGGAAGATCACATTGTGCATCGGGAGGTTTATCCTGTCGTTCCGCCAAAAGTTGAATATTCCCTCACAGAACTAGGAGAAAGCTTAATGCCGATTTTAGAGGCGATGTATGATTGGGGAAAACAATATCTCGACAGCAATTTTTTAAAGGATGATAAATAG